In a genomic window of Candidatus Margulisiibacteriota bacterium:
- a CDS encoding MraY family glycosyltransferase, with the protein MVQGELGQYPKSSQFRAWRLFRRQANSEQVIFLALTIALIAALILTPLAKLIATKLNILDKPGFRKIHHKPIPLTGGMAVFSAFALALLTVGGLSRETVGLTVIGLLFVLFGTLDDAGIKVRARSKIIAHLVLAAGLVYLAGVHFTFFSTPWLNWLLTIGFIAFMTNSMNMLDGMDGLVSGVCFIAAAIFLALGLNSSQPEILLAAAAVMGATLGFLRYNFNPASIFLGEAGSTFLGFIMAYLAIRLNLFSLWNVAISLGIERLQIVSFVVPLIILGIPIFDTYFVFTNRFLHKVKFSQPGKDHSHHRINLMGFSQRATVLTLYAVQVVLGAIAVSMLRADLQQFISLLLIVAVFFVGFTVFLLRVDVYPVHGDKGV; encoded by the coding sequence GTGGTTCAAGGCGAACTGGGACAATATCCAAAAAGCAGCCAGTTTCGCGCCTGGCGCCTCTTCCGCCGTCAGGCAAATAGTGAGCAAGTGATCTTCCTGGCATTAACGATCGCTTTGATCGCGGCTTTAATCCTGACCCCGCTGGCCAAGCTAATTGCGACCAAGCTCAACATCCTCGACAAACCCGGTTTCCGCAAGATCCATCACAAACCTATTCCGCTAACGGGTGGGATGGCCGTTTTCTCCGCCTTTGCCCTTGCTTTATTGACGGTAGGGGGGCTTTCCCGGGAAACCGTTGGACTGACCGTGATCGGCCTCTTATTCGTCCTTTTCGGTACGCTCGACGACGCCGGCATCAAGGTCCGCGCCCGCAGCAAGATCATAGCGCATCTGGTCTTGGCCGCCGGCCTGGTCTATCTGGCCGGGGTCCATTTCACCTTTTTCAGCACCCCCTGGCTTAATTGGCTCCTGACCATCGGTTTTATTGCTTTTATGACCAACTCGATGAACATGCTCGACGGGATGGATGGCCTGGTCTCCGGCGTCTGTTTCATCGCCGCGGCTATTTTCCTGGCGCTCGGGCTGAATAGCAGCCAGCCGGAGATACTCTTGGCAGCGGCGGCGGTCATGGGAGCAACGCTCGGTTTCCTCCGCTACAACTTCAATCCCGCCTCGATCTTCCTGGGGGAGGCGGGTTCAACATTCCTCGGCTTCATCATGGCCTACCTGGCGATCCGGCTTAACCTCTTCTCGCTGTGGAACGTGGCGATCTCGCTCGGTATCGAGCGCCTCCAGATCGTCTCGTTCGTTGTCCCGCTGATCATTCTCGGTATCCCGATCTTTGACACCTATTTTGTTTTTACTAACCGCTTTCTTCATAAAGTGAAGTTCAGCCAGCCGGGGAAGGACCATTCCCACCATCGGATCAATTTAATGGGTTTCTCCCAGCGTGCTACCGTCTTGACCCTCTACGCCGTTCAGGTGGTCCTGGGCGCGATCGCGGTCTCCATGCTTCGGGCCGATCTCCAGCAATTCATCTCGCTACTTCTGATCGTTGCCGTCTTTTTCGTCGGTTTTACCGTCTTCCTCCTCCGGGTCGACGTCTATCCCGTCCACGGAGACAAAGGAGTATAA
- the mtnP gene encoding S-methyl-5'-thioadenosine phosphorylase gives MVKIGVIGGSGLDDPQILKQAVVKEVVNRFGQPSSSLTCGEIGGTPVVILARHGKEHNIMPTKINNLANIQALKEEGCTHILAATAVGSLREEIKPGNLVFPSQFIDFTRHRNLTFFSESVVHTPMSDPYDKGLTDILCATCDELGYKYNRDVTVITIEGPRFSTRAESHMFRAWGADIINMSTCPEVVLARELSLAYQTIAMSTDYDCWKEGEAPVTYEMVMARMRENADKVKTLLIKVIPKISKVTSKSQ, from the coding sequence ATGGTAAAAATCGGCGTGATCGGCGGGTCCGGCCTCGACGACCCCCAAATATTGAAACAAGCTGTCGTCAAAGAGGTCGTTAACCGTTTTGGCCAACCATCTTCCAGCTTGACCTGCGGCGAGATCGGCGGGACCCCGGTCGTTATCCTGGCGCGGCACGGCAAGGAACACAACATCATGCCGACCAAGATCAACAACCTGGCCAATATCCAAGCCCTGAAAGAAGAGGGGTGCACCCATATCCTGGCCGCCACCGCGGTCGGCTCCCTGCGCGAAGAGATCAAGCCGGGCAACCTGGTCTTCCCCTCACAATTCATCGATTTTACCCGCCACCGCAACCTGACCTTCTTCAGCGAGAGCGTAGTCCACACGCCGATGAGCGACCCCTATGACAAAGGTTTAACCGATATCCTCTGCGCGACCTGCGACGAGCTCGGCTATAAATACAACCGGGACGTCACGGTCATCACCATCGAAGGCCCCCGGTTCTCTACCCGGGCGGAGAGCCACATGTTCCGGGCCTGGGGAGCGGATATCATCAATATGTCGACCTGCCCGGAAGTTGTCCTGGCCAGGGAGCTTTCGCTAGCTTACCAGACGATCGCCATGTCAACCGACTATGACTGCTGGAAAGAAGGTGAAGCGCCGGTCACCTATGAGATGGTCATGGCGAGGATGAGGGAAAATGCCGACAAAGTGAAAACTTTGCTGATAAAGGTGATCCCAAAGATCTCGAAGGTAACTTCCAAATCTCAATGA
- a CDS encoding adenine phosphoribosyltransferase: MPIKSRIRTIPHWPKKGIMFRDITTLLKDPVGFKLCIDDFIKRYQNKEIDIVVGIDSRGFIIGGALAFVLGKGFVPVRKKGKLPAATEREEYALEYGTDVIEIHKDAIEKGQKVLIVDDLIATGGTALAAAKLVRKLQGEIVELAFIVDLPDLGGRKKLEAAGYSVYAQTEFEGE, from the coding sequence ATGCCTATCAAATCAAGGATCCGGACCATCCCTCACTGGCCAAAGAAGGGTATCATGTTCCGCGATATCACCACTTTGCTGAAAGATCCGGTCGGCTTCAAGCTTTGCATCGATGACTTTATCAAACGGTATCAGAACAAAGAGATTGATATTGTCGTCGGGATAGATTCGCGCGGTTTTATCATCGGCGGCGCGCTCGCGTTCGTCCTGGGTAAGGGGTTCGTCCCGGTGAGAAAAAAAGGGAAGCTCCCGGCGGCAACCGAGCGGGAAGAATATGCCCTGGAATACGGCACCGACGTTATCGAGATCCATAAAGATGCCATCGAGAAGGGGCAAAAGGTCTTGATCGTTGACGACCTGATCGCCACCGGCGGGACCGCCCTGGCGGCGGCCAAGCTGGTCCGGAAACTTCAGGGTGAGATCGTCGAGTTGGCTTTTATCGTTGACCTGCCTGACCTCGGCGGGCGTAAAAAGCTCGAGGCGGCCGGGTATAGCGTCTATGCCCAGACCGAGTTCGAAGGCGAATAA
- a CDS encoding outer membrane lipoprotein-sorting protein: MRKLIGLLVSFALCLALVAPSLAGDLSVKDLVSKIQSNQSRINDMYAETVTTITSSMVMPGSKGQGPQTMTQKGKIWNKGKDKSKVEMLSPMKQITITNGDKMAIINPETGQKMVQDMKKMRQAKGQAEPQKEMNFEKALDYFNLTMEKKGNDYVITGTPKEANKFFGRMEFVVDSGKMIPTSIMMYDPKGRLVSQSVIEYQKIADIWIPVKNLSNVTTPAGKMKVEMQFQNIKVNKGIGDDQFKVE; encoded by the coding sequence ATGCGTAAATTGATAGGTCTCTTGGTCTCTTTTGCCCTCTGTCTTGCCCTCGTCGCACCTTCACTGGCCGGTGATCTGTCGGTGAAGGACCTCGTTTCCAAGATCCAGTCCAACCAATCGAGAATAAATGATATGTACGCGGAAACCGTCACGACCATCACTTCCAGTATGGTTATGCCCGGCTCGAAGGGGCAAGGCCCGCAGACAATGACCCAGAAGGGTAAGATCTGGAACAAGGGGAAAGATAAGTCGAAGGTCGAGATGCTCTCCCCGATGAAGCAGATCACCATCACCAACGGCGACAAGATGGCGATCATCAATCCCGAGACCGGCCAGAAGATGGTCCAGGACATGAAGAAAATGCGCCAAGCCAAAGGGCAGGCCGAACCGCAGAAGGAGATGAACTTCGAGAAGGCGCTCGATTATTTCAACCTGACCATGGAAAAGAAGGGGAACGATTACGTTATCACCGGCACCCCTAAGGAAGCCAACAAGTTCTTTGGCCGAATGGAGTTCGTGGTCGACTCTGGCAAGATGATCCCGACCTCGATCATGATGTACGATCCCAAAGGCCGGCTCGTCAGCCAGTCGGTGATCGAGTATCAAAAGATTGCCGATATCTGGATCCCGGTCAAGAACCTCTCCAACGTTACCACCCCGGCCGGCAAGATGAAGGTCGAGATGCAGTTCCAAAACATCAAGGTCAATAAGGGGATAGGGGACGACCAGTTTAAGGTGGAGTAG
- a CDS encoding 7-carboxy-7-deazaguanine synthase QueE has product MPAQAQLNELFASIQGEGLYVGVRQIFVRFAGCNLSCQYCDSPQALVISPTFKFEPVPGTHKFETRNNPVEVGQLVELIASLNKPAGACHSVSLTGGEPLLQVDFLKEFLPALKKEVKLPVYLETNGVLPDHLAEVIELVDIIALDLKLPSATGLSPYWKEHKKALETAYLKDVFVKVVFAKESTIKEIDEAASLIAAVDDKIPLVLQPVTPHGAIKHRPSAEQMLAFEATAKRKLKRVLVIPQTHKLAGLN; this is encoded by the coding sequence ATGCCAGCCCAAGCCCAGCTTAATGAGCTCTTTGCCTCAATCCAGGGGGAGGGGCTGTACGTTGGGGTGAGGCAGATCTTCGTCCGGTTTGCCGGTTGTAACCTCTCTTGCCAGTATTGCGATTCACCCCAGGCCCTGGTTATATCCCCAACCTTCAAGTTTGAGCCGGTTCCTGGTACCCATAAGTTCGAAACACGGAATAATCCGGTCGAGGTCGGTCAGTTGGTTGAATTGATAGCCTCTTTGAATAAACCGGCCGGGGCCTGCCATTCGGTTAGCCTGACCGGTGGCGAGCCGCTCCTGCAAGTCGATTTCCTCAAGGAATTCCTTCCGGCGCTGAAAAAAGAGGTCAAGCTCCCGGTCTATTTAGAAACGAACGGGGTCTTGCCGGACCACCTGGCTGAAGTGATCGAGCTGGTCGATATCATTGCCTTGGACCTTAAACTGCCAAGCGCGACCGGCCTCTCTCCATATTGGAAGGAACATAAGAAGGCCTTGGAGACGGCTTACCTTAAAGATGTTTTTGTGAAGGTTGTTTTTGCTAAGGAATCCACTATCAAAGAGATAGATGAGGCGGCCTCTTTGATCGCGGCGGTGGATGATAAAATCCCCTTGGTTTTACAGCCAGTCACGCCGCATGGGGCGATCAAGCATCGGCCATCGGCCGAACAGATGCTAGCTTTTGAGGCGACAGCCAAAAGGAAGCTAAAAAGAGTGTTGGTGATACCTCAAACTCACAAGTTGGCGGGGTTGAACTAG
- the purQ gene encoding phosphoribosylformylglycinamidine synthase subunit PurQ: MRFGVIVFPGSNCDSDCYNVVKNVLKQPVDYVWHHETDLKRFDCLILPGGFSYGDYLRCGAIARFSPVMESVKSFSDRGGLVIGICNGFQILTEAGLLPGALKRNDNLQFICKPVRLKVQNDRTPFTKKCKKGQLLTIPIAHGEGNYICDKATLAELKKNKQIVFTYQGENPNGSVAKIAGICNKKRNVLGMMPHPERVSEQLLGSEDGLAIFQSILSYK; the protein is encoded by the coding sequence ATGAGATTTGGGGTCATCGTTTTTCCGGGATCGAATTGCGACAGCGACTGTTACAACGTCGTTAAGAACGTCCTGAAGCAGCCGGTCGATTATGTCTGGCACCACGAGACCGACCTCAAGCGTTTTGACTGCCTGATCCTCCCCGGCGGCTTCTCCTACGGCGACTACCTCCGCTGCGGGGCGATCGCCCGTTTCTCCCCGGTCATGGAATCGGTAAAATCTTTTTCTGATAGGGGAGGGTTGGTGATCGGGATTTGCAACGGTTTCCAGATCCTGACCGAGGCCGGACTCCTCCCCGGCGCCTTGAAGCGGAATGATAACCTCCAATTTATCTGCAAACCGGTCCGGCTGAAGGTGCAAAACGACCGGACCCCGTTCACGAAAAAGTGCAAAAAAGGCCAGCTTTTGACCATTCCGATCGCCCATGGCGAAGGGAACTATATCTGCGATAAAGCGACCCTGGCCGAGTTGAAGAAGAACAAGCAGATCGTTTTCACTTACCAGGGAGAGAATCCGAACGGCTCTGTCGCCAAAATTGCCGGTATCTGCAATAAAAAGCGCAATGTCCTGGGGATGATGCCGCACCCGGAGCGCGTTTCAGAGCAGCTGCTTGGCTCGGAAGACGGTTTAGCGATCTTCCAGTCTATCTTGAGCTATAAATGA
- the purS gene encoding phosphoribosylformylglycinamidine synthase subunit PurS, whose protein sequence is MAKVKVYITPKKGVLDPQGKAVEASLHSLGYKNVNDLQIGRYIELDLGGQDVKKAEKQVNEMCQKLLANPVIEDFRFEVIV, encoded by the coding sequence ATGGCAAAAGTCAAAGTTTATATCACCCCGAAAAAAGGGGTGCTTGATCCGCAGGGGAAGGCGGTCGAGGCCTCGCTTCATTCGCTCGGTTATAAGAACGTCAACGACCTCCAGATCGGCCGCTATATCGAGCTCGACCTGGGCGGGCAGGATGTCAAAAAGGCCGAGAAACAGGTCAATGAGATGTGTCAGAAGCTCCTGGCCAACCCGGTTATCGAAGATTTCCGTTTCGAGGTCATCGTCTAA
- the purB gene encoding adenylosuccinate lyase, whose translation MIERYTMPKMREIWSEENKFRKWLEVEIAACEAWAGLGRIPREALAKIKRKASFEIERINEIEKETNHDLIAFLTSVAEKVGRDSRFIHLGLTSYDVEDTARSMQLRDAADLIILDIEDAIKILKRRAKEEKHTVMMGRTHGVHAEPVTFGLKLLVWVAEMERNLDRMRRAREVISVGKISGAVGTYASVDPRVEEYVCKKLKLKASPASTQILQRDRHAEFMATLAIVAATLEQFATEIRNLQRTEIWEVEEPFGKGQKGSSAMPHKKNPITCERIAGLARVIRGNSLAALENVALWHERDITHSSVERVIFPDSCLLLDYILQKFCWVMDGLVVFPQNMKKNIDKSQGLIFSQKILLLLTDKGLTREESYKIVQTAAMKARASGRNLKEELLDSRDARKHLSAAELDAIFDIRNHLKNIDVIFRRFGL comes from the coding sequence GTGATCGAACGTTATACAATGCCCAAGATGCGCGAGATCTGGTCGGAAGAGAACAAGTTCCGCAAATGGCTGGAGGTGGAGATCGCCGCCTGCGAGGCCTGGGCCGGACTGGGGAGAATCCCCCGGGAAGCGTTGGCCAAGATCAAGCGGAAAGCTTCTTTCGAAATCGAACGGATCAATGAGATCGAGAAAGAGACCAACCATGACCTGATCGCCTTTCTGACCTCGGTCGCCGAAAAGGTCGGCCGGGATTCACGCTTTATCCATCTTGGCCTGACTTCATATGATGTGGAAGACACCGCCCGCTCGATGCAGCTTCGCGATGCGGCCGATCTGATCATCTTGGATATTGAGGACGCCATCAAGATCCTGAAACGCCGCGCCAAAGAAGAAAAACACACGGTGATGATGGGCCGGACCCACGGCGTCCACGCCGAACCGGTCACCTTTGGTTTAAAACTACTCGTCTGGGTAGCCGAGATGGAGCGGAACCTCGACCGGATGCGCCGCGCCCGGGAAGTCATCTCGGTCGGCAAGATCTCCGGAGCGGTCGGCACCTACGCTTCGGTTGACCCGCGGGTCGAAGAATATGTCTGCAAGAAACTGAAGCTGAAAGCGTCCCCGGCCTCGACCCAAATATTACAAAGGGACCGCCATGCCGAGTTCATGGCGACGCTGGCGATTGTCGCCGCGACGCTCGAGCAATTCGCCACCGAGATCAGGAACCTCCAGCGGACCGAGATCTGGGAAGTGGAAGAGCCGTTTGGCAAAGGACAGAAAGGATCGTCGGCCATGCCGCACAAGAAGAACCCGATCACCTGCGAGCGGATCGCCGGCCTGGCCCGGGTCATCCGGGGGAACTCCCTGGCCGCCCTCGAAAATGTCGCCCTCTGGCACGAGCGCGACATTACCCATTCCTCGGTCGAGCGGGTGATCTTTCCCGACAGCTGCCTGTTGCTCGATTATATACTGCAAAAATTCTGCTGGGTCATGGATGGATTGGTCGTCTTCCCGCAGAACATGAAGAAAAATATCGACAAGTCGCAGGGGCTGATCTTCTCGCAAAAGATCCTTTTGCTCTTGACCGATAAAGGGCTGACCCGGGAAGAATCTTATAAGATCGTCCAGACGGCGGCGATGAAGGCGCGCGCTTCCGGCCGCAACCTGAAAGAAGAGTTGCTCGACAGCCGCGACGCGCGGAAGCATCTTTCCGCGGCCGAGCTCGACGCTATATTCGATATCCGCAACCATCTCAAGAACATTGACGTCATCTTCAGGAGGTTTGGATTATAA
- the ispG gene encoding flavodoxin-dependent (E)-4-hydroxy-3-methylbut-2-enyl-diphosphate synthase — protein sequence MRNKTKKITIGRLVIGGGNPVAVQSMTKTITSDIDATVRQINELAKAGCQIVRCAVPDRESALALKEIKRQIGLPLVADIHFNHEYAILAAEAGVDKLRINPGNIGAPAKIAAVVKAARDHGIPIRVGVNSGSLEKDIRKKYKGHVTAEGLVESALRNVRILEDLKFREIVISIKATSVPLTVKAYRLMAGKTAYPLHVGMTEAGIPKIGIIRSAAGIGAVLAAGIGDTIRVSLTGDPVEEVRVGYEILKSLELVNRGVTILSCPTCGRTGIDVVGVATEIEARTREIKEPLTIAIMGCEVNGPGEAADADVGLAGGNGVGLIFRAGKVVRRVPEAEMVEALLDEIESMVSNKKGANR from the coding sequence CTGCGAAATAAGACTAAAAAAATAACTATCGGCCGGCTGGTGATCGGCGGCGGTAACCCCGTCGCCGTCCAGTCGATGACGAAGACGATAACTTCGGACATTGACGCCACGGTCCGGCAGATCAACGAACTGGCCAAGGCTGGTTGCCAGATAGTCCGTTGCGCTGTTCCGGACCGGGAGTCGGCCCTGGCCCTAAAAGAGATCAAACGGCAGATCGGCCTGCCGCTGGTGGCCGATATTCATTTTAACCATGAGTATGCCATCCTGGCGGCGGAAGCCGGGGTCGATAAGCTCCGGATCAATCCCGGTAATATCGGCGCGCCGGCCAAGATCGCGGCGGTCGTGAAGGCGGCCCGGGACCACGGTATCCCGATCCGGGTCGGGGTCAATTCCGGCTCGCTGGAAAAAGATATCCGCAAGAAATATAAGGGGCATGTCACCGCCGAAGGGTTAGTCGAAAGCGCTCTGCGCAATGTCCGGATCCTGGAAGATTTGAAGTTCCGGGAGATCGTCATCTCGATCAAGGCGACCTCGGTCCCGCTGACGGTCAAAGCTTACCGGTTGATGGCCGGCAAGACGGCTTATCCGCTCCATGTCGGGATGACGGAGGCGGGGATCCCGAAGATCGGGATCATCCGTTCAGCCGCCGGGATAGGGGCAGTCCTGGCTGCCGGAATAGGGGACACTATTCGGGTCTCGTTGACTGGCGATCCGGTCGAAGAGGTTCGGGTCGGTTATGAGATCTTGAAGTCGCTGGAACTGGTCAACCGCGGGGTGACGATACTTTCCTGCCCGACCTGCGGCCGGACCGGGATCGATGTTGTCGGTGTAGCCACAGAGATCGAGGCCAGGACCCGCGAGATCAAGGAGCCGCTGACCATCGCCATCATGGGGTGCGAAGTGAACGGCCCCGGTGAAGCGGCCGACGCGGATGTCGGCTTGGCCGGCGGCAATGGGGTCGGGTTGATCTTCCGGGCAGGGAAGGTGGTCCGCCGAGTCCCCGAGGCCGAGATGGTCGAGGCACTGCTGGACGAGATCGAAAGTATGGTTAGCAACAAGAAGGGAGCAAACCGGTGA
- a CDS encoding phosphoribosylaminoimidazolesuccinocarboxamide synthase, with translation MSEVLLDIDLPGIKQFKKGKVRNVFDLGDELLLVASDRISAFDSVMPNGIPDKGAILTQISLFWFDFTKNIIKNHIIEANADKYPAALQSFKSKLAKRSVIGHKAELIPVECVVRGYLSGSGWKDYQKSGAICGIKLPAGLTESAKLPEPIFTPTTKAEQGHDLNITQKEVEALVGKATADTIKAKTIALYQACAEYALQKGIIIADTKFEFGFHNGEIIIIDEMLTPDSSRFWPQALYKVGQSQPSYDKQFVRDYLESIKWNKEPPAPKLPEEVVQKTREKYLEAYTKLTGKKEL, from the coding sequence ATGAGCGAAGTTTTACTGGACATAGATCTGCCCGGGATAAAACAGTTCAAAAAAGGGAAGGTCCGCAATGTTTTTGACCTGGGTGATGAGCTTCTCCTCGTTGCTTCCGATCGGATCTCCGCTTTCGATTCCGTCATGCCGAACGGTATTCCCGATAAAGGGGCGATCCTGACCCAGATTTCACTCTTCTGGTTCGACTTTACTAAGAACATCATCAAAAACCATATCATCGAAGCGAATGCCGATAAATACCCGGCGGCACTGCAATCTTTCAAGAGTAAACTGGCCAAGCGCTCGGTTATCGGCCATAAAGCCGAATTGATCCCGGTCGAGTGTGTTGTGCGCGGTTATCTCTCTGGCTCCGGTTGGAAAGATTACCAGAAGTCGGGCGCGATCTGCGGGATCAAACTGCCGGCCGGACTGACGGAATCAGCCAAACTCCCCGAGCCGATCTTCACCCCGACCACTAAGGCGGAGCAGGGGCATGACCTTAATATCACCCAGAAAGAGGTTGAGGCACTGGTCGGCAAAGCGACCGCCGACACTATCAAGGCCAAAACGATCGCCCTTTACCAGGCCTGCGCCGAGTATGCCCTGCAAAAAGGGATCATTATCGCCGACACCAAGTTTGAGTTCGGCTTCCATAACGGCGAAATCATCATTATTGATGAGATGCTGACCCCCGACTCATCCCGCTTTTGGCCGCAGGCGCTCTATAAGGTTGGCCAATCCCAGCCAAGCTACGACAAGCAATTCGTCCGGGACTACCTGGAATCGATCAAATGGAACAAGGAACCGCCAGCGCCAAAACTACCCGAGGAGGTGGTGCAAAAGACGCGGGAAAAGTATCTCGAGGCCTACACTAAACTGACAGGTAAGAAAGAACTTTAG
- a CDS encoding WecB/TagA/CpsF family glycosyltransferase — translation MKQTVNLAGLIVDNVTLVEAVAKVEGFIASGQPHLVATPNPEMIVTAQDDQELRDILNKADLRIPDGISMVVVSRILGTPLQERVSGIDLMLKLCEVSAVKGYKIFLLGSAPAVPEEAAKKLTALFPGLKVVGTQHGYFGGDDPAVLKKIMHTEPDLLFCGLGASRQEKWLNHHLAELKTVGMVIGGSLDVISGRKKRAPKWAQALYIEWLYRLFSEPQRWKRQLALPKFLWLVFTRR, via the coding sequence GTGAAACAAACAGTTAACCTGGCTGGTTTAATAGTTGATAACGTTACCCTGGTTGAGGCTGTCGCCAAGGTCGAGGGGTTCATTGCCTCCGGCCAGCCGCATTTAGTCGCCACCCCTAATCCCGAAATGATCGTCACCGCCCAGGACGACCAGGAGCTGCGTGACATCCTCAATAAAGCCGACCTCCGCATCCCCGACGGGATCAGCATGGTCGTCGTTTCCCGGATACTGGGGACGCCGCTGCAGGAGCGGGTCAGCGGGATCGACCTGATGCTTAAGTTATGCGAGGTCAGCGCGGTCAAAGGGTATAAGATATTTCTCCTGGGGAGTGCGCCGGCCGTCCCCGAAGAAGCGGCCAAGAAATTAACCGCGCTGTTCCCGGGCTTGAAAGTAGTCGGCACCCAGCACGGTTATTTCGGCGGTGATGATCCTGCCGTGCTGAAAAAGATCATGCATACCGAACCCGATCTCCTTTTTTGCGGGCTCGGCGCCAGCCGCCAGGAGAAGTGGCTCAATCATCACCTGGCGGAGCTAAAGACCGTCGGGATGGTGATCGGCGGCAGTTTAGATGTTATTTCCGGCCGGAAAAAACGGGCGCCCAAATGGGCCCAAGCGCTCTATATCGAATGGCTCTACCGCTTATTTTCTGAACCACAGCGCTGGAAAAGACAGCTCGCCCTGCCGAAGTTTTTATGGTTGGTGTTCACCCGGCGGTAA